In Cupriavidus taiwanensis, the following proteins share a genomic window:
- a CDS encoding EAL domain-containing response regulator, protein MPIRYARLRILVVEDHPFQRAAAEGLLRHVGVQALASAHNGTQAAELLAREPFDVVLCDIEMPGGNGPELIAELHRRGPRAFAGAPPVWVWVTALAEDILDSNRGLAHAAGIPRVHALRKPLAPDALEVILADALVRQDAEAGVPAWTPDAEELLAATRAGTDLLVMLQPQHDIASGRLAGAEALVRWRHPEHGLVPPDQFIPQLEALDAADPVFFLVARQCLAAQQRLRAAGVEIAMGLNASAQTLCRPGLLESLDALVAASGVPRQALTVELTEGYPVRDTLALSVALNRLRLLGYGVAIDDFGVGIATLKLLADLPFSQLKVDRSFVAAVDGHGQRATICRSMISLARELGLECVAEGVETEAQRAALRALGCPLGQGYLWSAPRPAEAFVADAIERAMATPPA, encoded by the coding sequence ATGCCAATCCGTTACGCCAGGCTGCGCATCCTCGTCGTTGAAGACCATCCATTCCAGCGTGCCGCCGCCGAGGGCCTGCTGCGCCATGTCGGCGTGCAGGCCCTGGCCAGCGCGCACAACGGCACGCAGGCGGCCGAGCTGCTGGCGCGCGAGCCGTTCGACGTGGTGCTGTGCGACATCGAGATGCCGGGCGGCAATGGCCCCGAGCTGATCGCCGAGCTGCACCGGCGCGGCCCGCGCGCCTTCGCCGGCGCGCCGCCGGTATGGGTCTGGGTCACGGCGCTGGCCGAAGACATCCTCGATTCCAACCGCGGCCTGGCGCATGCCGCCGGCATCCCGCGCGTGCACGCGCTGCGCAAGCCGCTGGCGCCCGATGCGCTCGAAGTGATCCTGGCCGATGCCCTGGTGCGCCAGGATGCCGAAGCCGGCGTGCCCGCCTGGACCCCCGACGCCGAGGAACTGCTCGCCGCGACCCGCGCCGGCACCGACCTGCTGGTCATGCTGCAGCCCCAGCACGACATTGCCAGCGGCCGCCTGGCCGGGGCCGAAGCGCTGGTGCGCTGGCGCCATCCCGAGCATGGCCTGGTGCCGCCCGACCAGTTCATCCCGCAGCTCGAGGCGCTGGACGCCGCCGACCCGGTGTTCTTTTTGGTCGCGCGCCAGTGCCTGGCGGCGCAGCAGCGCCTGCGTGCCGCCGGGGTCGAGATTGCGATGGGCCTGAACGCGTCGGCGCAGACACTGTGCCGACCGGGCCTGCTGGAATCGCTCGATGCGCTCGTGGCCGCCAGCGGCGTACCGCGGCAGGCGCTGACGGTGGAGCTGACCGAGGGCTACCCGGTGCGCGACACGCTGGCGCTGTCGGTCGCGCTGAACCGGCTGCGGCTGCTCGGCTATGGCGTGGCGATCGACGATTTCGGCGTGGGCATCGCCACGCTCAAGCTGCTGGCGGACCTGCCGTTCAGCCAGCTGAAAGTGGACCGCTCGTTCGTCGCCGCGGTCGACGGGCACGGCCAGCGCGCCACGATCTGCCGCAGCATGATCAGCCTGGCCCGGGAGCTGGGGCTGGAGTGCGTGGCCGAGGGCGTCGAGACCGAGGCCCAGCGCGCCGCGCTGCGGGCCCTGGGCTGTCCGCTGGGCCAGGGCTATCTGTGGTCGGCGCCCAGGCCGGCCGAGGCCTTCGTCGCGGACGCCATCGAGCGCGCGATGGCAACGCCGCCAGCCTGA
- a CDS encoding DNA translocase FtsK 4TM domain-containing protein, producing the protein MGLGWFGFSTFWIVPLLWRLVTRWLAGERRLAGPGSLRVWLGTLAVLCASASLEALTSGADPESTAGGGVGRALAGGFGNLFGWTGALLLMLAVLALAAPMVFGETWRSLFARKPRRAAAPATAPDDAPVTFAATQPLREAERRDAPAAGNAGWTAPAPRHRSFEAVSARRQPAWQPPRRTRESPPQPGELWLHHADAPGAPRPERAPQPAPAAAAPAMRPAQPAARKPAAAAAPAPAPAPRPAQPLRATVVSSPFRQPQPLVRSAITTLPEASAKTAAAVAVPAAAAEIAVATQAAASVEAEAVVPAQAIAAPETEPTPEPEIVSAAPDIPVVPVDNAVTAVPAEPLALEGDAPSLAALRQQALDLLAELQALMGKPATVQSAAPGADALPVAMPEAAADPAIDVNAAEPDPVATQPLADAAPEAPIEAEVEALLADVPESTGETAQERDASAPDHDAGADAVAHAVASSAMEEGGAPEPVALVPAEDAGTESAVMDGNGLVGEADEPEQLPAIDAADVSDVSDVSDVSDVSDVSDVSDVASESEAVEAAEPVESAASAEARAPVEVAPAGPAPAKPRIVLPAVVGRTVPLAAATPPAPAPAPMPAPVAPPQPRPVVDYRLPPADLLECEVDSAEQVSEERLRETGELIEQRLAEFKVPVAVVGAGAGPVITRFEVEPAMGVRGAQVVGLMKDLARALGVTSIRVVETIPGKTCMGLELPNARRQMIRLSEIVNAASFQAHHSRLVLAMGKDITGNPVVTDLARAPHLLVAGTTGSGKSVAVNAMILSMLYKATPEDVRLIMIDPKMLELSVYEGIPHLLAPVVTDMKQAAHALNWCVGEMEKRYKLMSALGVRNLAGYNQKIRAAEAAGQKVPNPFSLTPDAPEPLSRLPMIVVVIDELADLMMVAGKKIEELIARLAQKARAAGIHLILATQRPSVDVITGLIKANIPTRVAFQVSSKIDSRTILDQMGAESLLGQGDMLFLPPGTGYPQRVHGAFVADDEVHRVVEHWKQFGEPDYDEAILAGDPAEAGGADLFGDGGGDGEADPLYDEAASFVLTSRRASISAVQRQLRIGYNRAARLIEQMEVAGLVSPMGRNGARDVLAPGPGD; encoded by the coding sequence ATGGGTTTGGGCTGGTTCGGGTTTTCGACTTTCTGGATAGTACCGCTGCTGTGGCGGCTGGTGACGCGCTGGCTGGCGGGCGAGCGGCGCCTGGCCGGGCCCGGCTCGCTGCGCGTGTGGTTGGGCACGCTGGCGGTGCTGTGCGCGAGCGCCAGCCTGGAGGCACTGACCAGCGGCGCGGATCCCGAATCGACCGCCGGCGGCGGCGTCGGCCGCGCGCTGGCTGGCGGCTTCGGCAACCTGTTCGGCTGGACCGGCGCCTTGCTGCTGATGCTGGCCGTGCTGGCACTGGCCGCGCCGATGGTGTTCGGCGAGACCTGGCGCAGCCTGTTCGCGCGCAAGCCGCGCCGCGCCGCCGCGCCCGCCACGGCGCCCGACGATGCGCCGGTGACCTTCGCCGCCACCCAGCCGCTGCGCGAGGCCGAGCGCCGCGATGCACCGGCGGCGGGCAACGCCGGCTGGACCGCGCCCGCGCCGCGCCATCGCAGTTTCGAGGCCGTCTCCGCGCGCCGCCAGCCCGCCTGGCAGCCGCCGCGCCGCACCCGTGAATCGCCGCCGCAGCCGGGCGAACTCTGGCTGCATCATGCCGACGCGCCGGGCGCCCCCAGGCCTGAGCGTGCCCCGCAGCCAGCGCCGGCTGCCGCCGCACCGGCAATGCGTCCCGCCCAGCCGGCGGCACGCAAGCCGGCCGCCGCTGCCGCGCCCGCACCGGCCCCCGCGCCGCGGCCGGCACAGCCGTTGCGCGCCACCGTGGTCAGCAGCCCGTTCCGCCAGCCGCAGCCGCTGGTCCGTTCGGCGATCACGACGCTGCCGGAAGCGTCCGCGAAGACCGCCGCCGCTGTGGCCGTGCCGGCCGCCGCCGCCGAGATCGCTGTCGCCACGCAGGCGGCCGCCAGTGTCGAAGCGGAGGCCGTCGTCCCAGCGCAGGCAATCGCCGCACCCGAGACCGAGCCCACACCAGAGCCGGAAATCGTTTCGGCGGCGCCGGACATTCCTGTCGTTCCGGTCGACAACGCTGTTACCGCGGTCCCGGCCGAACCTCTTGCGCTGGAGGGCGATGCCCCATCGCTGGCCGCGCTCCGGCAGCAGGCGCTCGACCTGCTCGCCGAGTTGCAGGCCCTGATGGGCAAGCCCGCGACAGTGCAGTCGGCCGCCCCGGGCGCGGACGCCTTGCCGGTGGCCATGCCCGAAGCGGCCGCGGATCCTGCCATCGACGTGAACGCTGCCGAGCCCGACCCGGTCGCGACACAGCCGCTGGCTGACGCCGCGCCGGAAGCCCCCATCGAAGCGGAAGTCGAAGCTCTGTTGGCCGACGTGCCGGAAAGCACGGGCGAGACCGCTCAGGAACGCGACGCGAGCGCACCTGATCACGACGCCGGTGCTGACGCCGTAGCCCACGCCGTCGCAAGTTCCGCGATGGAGGAGGGCGGCGCGCCCGAGCCCGTGGCGCTGGTCCCGGCCGAAGACGCCGGCACGGAAAGCGCCGTGATGGACGGCAACGGCCTGGTCGGCGAAGCCGACGAGCCGGAGCAGTTGCCGGCCATCGACGCAGCCGATGTATCCGATGTATCCGATGTATCCGATGTATCCGATGTATCCGATGTATCCGATGTATCCGATGTAGCCAGCGAAAGCGAGGCAGTGGAAGCCGCCGAGCCCGTCGAATCTGCCGCTTCCGCTGAAGCTCGGGCACCCGTCGAAGTCGCGCCCGCCGGCCCGGCCCCCGCCAAGCCCCGCATCGTGCTGCCCGCCGTGGTCGGCCGCACCGTGCCGCTGGCAGCCGCGACGCCGCCCGCGCCCGCGCCCGCGCCGATGCCCGCGCCGGTGGCGCCACCGCAGCCGCGACCCGTGGTCGACTACCGCCTGCCGCCGGCTGACTTGCTGGAATGCGAGGTCGACAGCGCCGAGCAGGTATCGGAAGAACGCCTGCGCGAAACCGGCGAACTGATCGAACAGCGGCTGGCCGAGTTCAAGGTGCCGGTCGCCGTGGTCGGCGCCGGCGCCGGCCCGGTGATCACCCGCTTCGAGGTCGAGCCCGCCATGGGCGTGCGCGGCGCGCAGGTGGTCGGGCTGATGAAGGACCTGGCGCGCGCGCTGGGCGTGACCTCGATCCGCGTGGTCGAGACCATTCCCGGCAAGACCTGCATGGGGCTGGAGCTGCCCAATGCGCGCCGGCAGATGATCCGGCTGTCCGAGATCGTCAACGCCGCCTCGTTCCAGGCGCATCATTCGCGGTTGGTGCTGGCGATGGGCAAGGACATCACCGGCAACCCGGTGGTGACCGACCTGGCGCGCGCGCCGCACCTGCTGGTGGCCGGCACCACCGGCTCGGGCAAGTCGGTGGCGGTCAACGCCATGATCCTGTCGATGCTGTACAAGGCCACGCCGGAAGACGTGCGCCTGATCATGATCGACCCCAAGATGCTGGAGCTGTCGGTCTACGAGGGCATTCCGCACCTGCTGGCGCCGGTGGTCACCGACATGAAGCAGGCCGCCCACGCGCTCAACTGGTGCGTCGGCGAAATGGAAAAGCGCTACAAGCTGATGTCGGCGCTGGGCGTGCGCAACCTGGCCGGCTACAACCAGAAGATCCGCGCCGCCGAGGCCGCGGGGCAGAAGGTGCCCAACCCGTTCTCGCTGACGCCGGATGCACCCGAGCCGCTGTCGCGCCTGCCGATGATCGTGGTGGTGATCGACGAACTGGCCGACCTGATGATGGTCGCCGGCAAGAAGATCGAGGAACTGATCGCGCGCCTGGCGCAGAAGGCGCGTGCCGCCGGGATCCACCTGATCCTGGCCACGCAGCGCCCGTCGGTGGACGTGATCACGGGCCTGATCAAGGCCAATATCCCCACGCGCGTGGCGTTCCAGGTCTCGTCCAAGATCGACTCGCGCACCATCCTCGACCAGATGGGCGCCGAGAGCCTGCTGGGCCAGGGCGACATGCTGTTCCTGCCGCCGGGCACCGGCTATCCGCAGCGCGTGCATGGCGCCTTTGTTGCCGACGACGAAGTGCATCGCGTGGTCGAGCACTGGAAGCAGTTCGGCGAGCCCGACTACGATGAGGCCATTCTCGCCGGCGACCCGGCCGAGGCCGGCGGCGCCGACCTGTTCGGCGACGGCGGCGGCGACGGCGAGGCCGATCCGCTTTACGACGAGGCCGCCAGCTTCGTGCTGACCAGCCGCCGCGCCTCGATCTCGGCGGTGCAGCGGCAGCTGCGCATCGGCTATAACCGCGCGGCGCGGCTGATCGAGCAGATGGAAGTGGCCGGACTGGTCTCGCCGATGGGCCGCAACGGCGCGCGCGATGTGCTCGCGCCCGGGCCGGGCGACTGA